Within the Sphingobium baderi genome, the region CCTCATCGAACTACGCAACCTGCTGGAAGTCGCGCGGCTCGTCGTCCGCTCCGCGCTGCATCGCAAGGAAAGCCGGGGTCTGCATTATACGCTCGATTATCCCGACATGCTGCCGCAGGCCGTCGATACCGTGCTGACGCCGTAAGAAAACCGGCGGCGATACTCACGCAGCTTCCCTGGCCTAGACCAAGCCCAGGTCAGCGCGTCAGAAAATTGCGAAGCGTGGTCTGAAAGCGTGCCGGCTGATCCGCCATCACCAAATGACCGCTCGGCCCGATCGGCACCAGCCGCGCATCCTTCTTAAGCGCATAAGCAGCGCGAAAGCGCGCACTGATTTCCCTGGCCTGCTCCCCGTCGCTACCCACGGCATAGACCACCTCCAGCGGTTTAGCCAAACGCGGCAATTGCGGACCAAGGTCGACATTGGCCAGATCGCGCAGCGCATTGGCGATGACATCCGGGTCGCTGCCCTTCGCACCGGGCGCCTGCGCCACGATCTGCGCCAGATAAGCCCGCCCAGCCTTGGTTCCCGTGAAATATTGTCCCAGTTGATCGGCAAGATAGCCCACGCCCCCGGCCGTCCCGCCGACCATCGCAGCCCCGGCGGGCAACATGTCGACCACCATGATCCGCCCGCTGATTCCCTTCAACCCCTGCATCATCGCCAGCGTGCCGCCCATGCTGTGCCCCACCACTGCAGGCCGGACCAGCCCACAGGTTCGCACATAACGCGCGATCTCGTCCGCCAGCGGCTGAAGCAGCGGCCCACTGGCGTTGGCATCCGC harbors:
- a CDS encoding alpha/beta fold hydrolase; this encodes MMDRRTWLLGSGALLAGWAAWSGPAKAAAFASRRIAVTVRGSGRDVLLIPGLASGPDIWNGLVSAVPGFRWHLIHVRGFAGLAADANASGPLLQPLADEIARYVRTCGLVRPAVVGHSMGGTLAMMQGLKGISGRIMVVDMLPAGAAMVGGTAGGVGYLADQLGQYFTGTKAGRAYLAQIVAQAPGAKGSDPDVIANALRDLANVDLGPQLPRLAKPLEVVYAVGSDGEQAREISARFRAAYALKKDARLVPIGPSGHLVMADQPARFQTTLRNFLTR